A genomic stretch from Enterobacter dykesii includes:
- the dcp gene encoding peptidyl-dipeptidase Dcp yields the protein MTATNPFFDISLLPYQAPHFDEINDGHYRPAFDEALRQKRADIDAIVSQTAAPDFTNTVLALEKSGAMLSRVSSVFFAMTSAHTNAYLQELEEQFSTELAALANDIWLNDTLFARVESVWQDRAALDDESRRLVEETYQRFILAGARLNETEKAELKALNTEAATLTSQFNQRLLAADKTGGLVVDYAHQLDGLSASEIADAAQAAAERGLKDRWLIPLLNTTQQPALSALRNRQTRENLFKAGWTRTQKGDENDTRALILRLTALRARQARLLGFDDYASWSIADQMAKTPDAALEFMRGIVPAARARAEREQADIQKVIDDEQGGFTVQAWDWAFYAERVRQAKYALDESQIKPYFALNTVLHDGVFWAASQLFGIRFVERFDIPVYHPDVRVWEIFDHTGEGMALFYGDFFARDSKQGGAWMGNFVEQSFELAARPVIYNVCNYQKPANGGVALLSWDDVITLFHEFGHTLHGLFASQRFATLSGTNTPRDFVEFPSQINEHWASHPQVFTHYARHYETGEPMPDALRESMLNATHFNKGYDMTELLAAALLDINWHGISEAVSSVDAFETAALKKEGLDLPAVPPRYRSSYFAHIFGGGYAAGYYAYLWTQMLADDGYQWFVEQGGLTRENGQKFREAILSRGNSTDLAELYRSWRGHDPKIEPMLENRGLSE from the coding sequence ATGACGGCCACGAATCCCTTTTTTGACATCAGCCTGTTGCCTTACCAGGCCCCCCATTTTGATGAAATCAACGATGGTCACTATCGCCCGGCCTTCGATGAAGCGCTTCGCCAGAAGCGGGCAGACATTGACGCCATTGTGTCCCAAACCGCTGCGCCGGACTTCACCAACACCGTGCTGGCGCTGGAGAAAAGCGGCGCCATGCTTTCGCGCGTCAGCAGCGTATTCTTCGCCATGACCTCCGCACACACCAATGCGTACCTGCAGGAGCTTGAGGAGCAGTTTTCCACCGAGCTTGCCGCGCTGGCAAACGACATCTGGCTGAATGACACACTTTTCGCCCGCGTGGAGAGCGTCTGGCAGGACCGTGCCGCGCTGGACGACGAATCCCGTCGGCTGGTCGAGGAGACGTATCAGCGGTTTATTCTGGCCGGGGCGCGTCTCAATGAAACGGAAAAAGCCGAGCTGAAGGCGCTGAATACCGAGGCGGCGACCCTGACCAGCCAGTTCAATCAGCGTCTGCTGGCTGCCGATAAGACGGGTGGGCTGGTGGTGGATTACGCGCACCAGCTTGATGGGCTCAGCGCCAGCGAGATCGCCGATGCGGCGCAGGCTGCCGCGGAGCGAGGGCTAAAAGATCGCTGGCTGATCCCGCTTCTGAACACGACCCAGCAGCCGGCGCTTTCCGCGCTGCGCAATCGTCAGACCCGCGAAAACCTGTTCAAAGCAGGCTGGACGCGCACCCAGAAAGGGGATGAAAACGACACTCGCGCGCTGATCCTCCGCCTAACGGCGCTGCGCGCCCGGCAGGCCCGCCTGCTGGGCTTTGACGATTACGCCAGCTGGAGTATCGCCGACCAGATGGCGAAAACCCCGGACGCCGCGCTGGAATTCATGCGCGGCATTGTGCCCGCCGCCCGCGCCCGGGCAGAGCGCGAGCAGGCCGATATTCAGAAAGTCATTGATGACGAGCAGGGCGGTTTCACCGTGCAGGCCTGGGACTGGGCCTTTTATGCCGAGCGCGTGCGTCAGGCAAAATATGCCCTCGATGAATCGCAAATCAAACCCTATTTTGCGCTCAATACCGTTTTGCACGATGGCGTATTCTGGGCCGCAAGCCAGCTGTTTGGCATTCGCTTTGTGGAGCGCTTCGATATCCCGGTGTATCACCCGGACGTCCGCGTCTGGGAAATTTTCGACCACACCGGTGAGGGCATGGCGCTATTTTACGGCGACTTCTTTGCCCGCGATTCCAAGCAGGGCGGGGCCTGGATGGGGAATTTCGTCGAGCAATCCTTCGAGCTTGCTGCCCGTCCGGTGATCTACAACGTCTGTAACTACCAAAAACCGGCTAACGGCGGCGTCGCGCTTCTCTCCTGGGATGACGTGATAACCCTGTTCCACGAGTTCGGCCATACGCTGCACGGTCTCTTTGCCAGCCAGCGTTTCGCCACCCTTTCCGGCACCAATACGCCGCGTGATTTCGTTGAGTTCCCGTCGCAAATCAACGAGCACTGGGCCAGCCATCCACAGGTGTTTACCCATTATGCGCGCCATTACGAAACCGGTGAACCGATGCCGGACGCGCTGCGGGAAAGCATGCTCAACGCGACCCATTTCAACAAGGGTTATGACATGACGGAGCTGCTGGCTGCCGCGCTGCTGGACATCAACTGGCACGGGATCAGCGAAGCCGTTTCGAGCGTGGACGCGTTTGAAACGGCAGCACTGAAAAAAGAGGGGCTGGATCTGCCCGCCGTACCGCCGCGCTATCGCAGCAGCTATTTTGCCCATATTTTCGGCGGCGGCTACGCGGCGGGATATTACGCCTACCTGTGGACGCAAATGCTGGCGGACGATGGCTATCAGTGGTTTGTCGAACAGGGCGGCCTGACTCGTGAAAACGGGCAAAAATTCCGCGAGGCGATTTTGTCCCGTGGTAACAGCACGGATCTGGCTGAACTTTATCGCAGCTGGCGCGGGCACGATCCGAAAATCGAACCGATGCTGGAAAATCGCGGATTGAGCGAATAG
- the uspF gene encoding universal stress protein UspF, protein MYNSILVPIDISEDSLTHMVIPFVQAHTALNTAKVHFLTVIPSLPYYSSLGLAYPVEMPKLKEFQHAALAKLDEIVKQFKIPPDKIQTHAVTGAPKDEILKLADTIDADLIIIASHKPDISTYLLGSNAAAVVRHAKCPVLVVR, encoded by the coding sequence ATGTATAACTCAATTTTGGTTCCAATTGACATTTCGGAGGATAGCCTGACGCACATGGTTATCCCCTTCGTTCAGGCACATACAGCACTTAACACAGCTAAAGTTCACTTTCTTACTGTCATTCCATCACTTCCGTATTATTCATCATTAGGTTTGGCCTACCCGGTAGAAATGCCGAAGCTGAAAGAATTCCAGCACGCGGCCTTAGCGAAGCTGGATGAAATCGTTAAGCAATTCAAAATTCCTCCCGACAAGATACAGACTCACGCCGTGACGGGAGCTCCAAAAGATGAAATCCTTAAGCTCGCTGACACGATCGATGCCGACCTCATTATCATCGCTTCCCACAAACCTGACATATCGACGTATCTGTTGGGTTCGAACGCTGCGGCAGTGGTGCGGCATGCGAAATGCCCTGTGCTGGTTGTAAGATAA
- a CDS encoding MgtC family protein has translation MFPYISHLLAAMLLGAIIGAERQWRQRMAGLRTNALVATGAAVFILSSVSTSPDSPGRIAAQIVSGIGFLGAGVIMREGMNIRGLNTAATLWCSAGIGVLCGLGQFWNAAMASLIILCANILLREAAQRINQLPVLHEGEKCYVLKITCNDEHEDAVRQSVVNMAKELTLSLKAIYSATAQAEGKTEIRAEVMTREEYRKLLDLIMGNMGGNKIIASVSCHAI, from the coding sequence ATGTTCCCTTATATCTCTCATCTGCTCGCAGCGATGCTGCTGGGCGCAATTATTGGCGCGGAAAGACAGTGGCGCCAGCGTATGGCCGGACTTCGTACCAATGCACTGGTTGCCACGGGTGCGGCAGTGTTCATTTTAAGTTCGGTATCGACTTCTCCTGATAGCCCGGGGCGTATCGCAGCGCAGATCGTCTCCGGCATAGGCTTTCTTGGCGCAGGCGTCATTATGCGTGAAGGAATGAATATTCGAGGTCTGAACACCGCCGCGACGCTGTGGTGCTCGGCCGGAATTGGCGTGCTCTGCGGATTAGGCCAATTCTGGAATGCCGCGATGGCCAGCCTAATTATTCTCTGCGCCAACATATTGCTTCGCGAAGCCGCGCAGCGAATTAATCAGCTGCCCGTGCTCCATGAAGGCGAAAAATGCTATGTACTTAAAATCACCTGCAATGATGAGCATGAAGATGCGGTGCGGCAGAGCGTCGTAAATATGGCGAAAGAATTGACGTTAAGTCTGAAAGCGATTTATTCGGCAACGGCGCAAGCTGAAGGTAAAACTGAAATTCGCGCGGAGGTGATGACCCGGGAGGAATACCGAAAATTACTCGATCTGATTATGGGTAATATGGGCGGAAATAAAATTATCGCGTCCGTCAGCTGCCACGCAATATGA
- a CDS encoding MFS transporter — translation MSLRSLRALCLTSFFIADVRDGLGPFLGIFLTERHWAPDDIGILMTAGGLAGLLATLPAGFITDTSRSKRTVLALVCLLITLSTLLLWFSQQSAVVAVSQIVSGICAAFVGPLIAGITLGLTGQSGFSAQMGKNEAFNHGGNFVTALIAGGIAWYWGVGGIFLLMTCTTLLTLCALLAIRNEDIDNDAARGLSSSASLPVPGFAVLIKNRALFVTGLTLLLFHLANAALLPMLSMRVAAAPASINPGLYAAGTVIISQAVMIPVAIWVAHRIDRYGYWRLIMLALLVMPVRAALAASTDAPLMMIPVQILDGLAAGILGVVVPSFIVVLLRGSGHVNAGQSVVMLMQGIGASMSPALTGTIAGHYSFATAFSVLSAIALVAVLLWWCFAHRSWETDSTPGGA, via the coding sequence ATGTCTCTTCGTTCGCTGCGGGCATTGTGCCTGACAAGTTTTTTCATCGCGGATGTCCGCGATGGCCTCGGTCCTTTTCTCGGTATTTTTCTGACCGAGCGCCACTGGGCTCCCGATGATATCGGCATCCTGATGACGGCCGGTGGGCTGGCGGGATTACTGGCCACGCTGCCGGCGGGATTCATCACCGACACCTCGCGCAGCAAGCGGACCGTGCTGGCGCTGGTGTGCCTGCTCATCACTCTTAGCACGCTCCTGCTCTGGTTTAGCCAGCAGAGCGCTGTTGTCGCCGTTTCGCAAATTGTCTCCGGTATCTGCGCGGCGTTTGTCGGTCCGCTGATCGCCGGAATTACCCTGGGGCTGACCGGCCAGAGCGGATTCAGCGCGCAGATGGGCAAAAATGAGGCGTTCAATCACGGCGGCAACTTTGTTACCGCACTGATTGCAGGTGGCATTGCCTGGTACTGGGGCGTCGGCGGGATTTTCCTGCTGATGACCTGTACGACGCTGTTAACGCTCTGCGCGCTGCTTGCCATCCGCAACGAGGATATCGATAACGACGCGGCGAGGGGGCTCTCTTCCTCAGCGAGCCTGCCGGTTCCCGGCTTTGCCGTGCTGATTAAAAACCGGGCGCTGTTTGTGACCGGACTGACGCTGCTGCTGTTTCACCTGGCGAACGCCGCGCTGTTGCCGATGCTGAGCATGAGGGTGGCCGCTGCGCCCGCCTCGATCAACCCCGGTTTGTACGCGGCGGGCACCGTTATCATCTCTCAGGCCGTGATGATCCCCGTCGCCATCTGGGTCGCCCACCGAATAGACCGCTACGGCTACTGGCGCTTGATTATGCTGGCGCTGCTGGTGATGCCGGTGCGCGCCGCGCTGGCGGCGTCTACGGACGCGCCGCTCATGATGATCCCGGTACAAATCCTCGACGGGCTGGCCGCAGGGATCCTGGGGGTTGTGGTTCCATCGTTTATCGTGGTGCTGTTGCGCGGGAGCGGGCACGTCAATGCCGGGCAGAGCGTGGTGATGCTGATGCAGGGGATTGGGGCATCCATGAGCCCGGCGTTAACCGGCACGATTGCGGGTCATTACTCATTTGCCACGGCATTCAGTGTCCTGAGCGCGATTGCGCTGGTGGCCGTCCTGCTCTGGTGGTGCTTTGCGCACCGGAGCTGGGAAACAGACAGTACGCCGGGTGGGGCATAG
- a CDS encoding 2-hydroxyacid dehydrogenase, translating into MKLAVYSTKQYDKKYLQHVNEAYGFELEFFDFLLSEKTAKTAHGCEGVCIFVNDDGSRPVLEELKKQGVKYIALRCAGFNNVDLDAAKELGLRVVRVPAYSPEAVAEHAIGMMMSLNRRIHRAYQRTRDANFSLEGLTGFTMYGKTAGVIGTGKIGVAALRILKGFGMRLLAFDPYPSAAALELGVEYVDLPTLFAESDVISLHCPLTPENYHLLNQAAFDQMKDGVMIINTSRGGLVDSQAAIEALKTQKIGALGMDVYENERDLFFEDKSNDVIQDDVFRRLSACHNVLFTGHQAFLTAEALISISETTLGNLQQLEKGEACPNELA; encoded by the coding sequence ATGAAACTCGCGGTATATAGCACAAAGCAGTACGACAAAAAGTATCTGCAACATGTTAACGAGGCTTACGGGTTTGAGCTTGAATTTTTCGACTTTCTGCTGTCCGAAAAAACCGCCAAAACGGCGCACGGCTGTGAAGGCGTCTGCATTTTTGTTAACGACGACGGCAGTCGTCCGGTGCTGGAAGAGTTGAAAAAACAGGGCGTGAAGTATATCGCCCTGCGCTGCGCGGGCTTTAATAACGTGGACCTCGACGCGGCGAAAGAGCTGGGTCTGAGGGTGGTGCGCGTCCCGGCGTACTCCCCGGAAGCGGTCGCGGAACATGCGATTGGCATGATGATGTCGCTCAACCGTCGTATTCATCGCGCTTATCAGCGCACCCGTGATGCCAACTTCTCCCTGGAAGGGCTGACCGGCTTTACCATGTACGGCAAAACCGCGGGCGTGATCGGCACCGGTAAAATCGGCGTCGCCGCCCTGCGCATTCTGAAAGGCTTCGGCATGCGTCTGCTGGCGTTCGATCCATACCCGAGCGCCGCTGCGCTGGAGCTGGGCGTGGAATACGTCGACCTGCCGACCCTGTTCGCCGAGTCTGACGTGATCTCCCTGCACTGCCCGCTGACGCCGGAAAACTACCACCTGCTTAACCAGGCGGCGTTTGACCAGATGAAAGATGGCGTGATGATCATCAACACCAGCCGCGGCGGGCTGGTTGACTCTCAGGCCGCTATCGAAGCGCTGAAAACTCAGAAAATTGGCGCGCTGGGGATGGACGTGTACGAGAACGAACGCGATCTGTTCTTTGAGGACAAGTCGAATGATGTGATCCAGGACGACGTGTTCCGCCGCCTGTCTGCCTGTCATAACGTGCTGTTTACCGGACACCAGGCGTTTCTGACTGCCGAAGCGCTGATCAGCATTTCAGAAACCACGCTGGGTAACCTGCAGCAGCTGGAAAAGGGCGAAGCGTGCCCTAACGAACTGGCGTAA
- a CDS encoding YdbH family protein, translating to MKGKYKAALALLLLFILLPLTLLMTLAQWVPTLAGIWLPVGTRIAFEESPKLTRHALVIPDLRYLVEDCEIARIDSVTLSHPSRWKLDIGALDLNSVCLSKIPQSAPSTVAPKTLAQWQAVLPNTWITVHRLTLSPWQQWQGELHASLTPSIQELAYKGEQVSIKGTLRGQTLSVSQFDVQLQDQPQPIKLVGEFTLPLVPDGVPVKGHAVATFNVPQLTSLVDADLDWEDNQGQLVVMARDNPDPLLDLPWQITAEQLNISDGRWNWDLSGMPLSGRVSLRADNWQQGLDNTTLTGRLNVLTQGDAGKGNAVLNIGPGRLSMENSDMPLHLSGEAKQNDLILYAKLPATLTGSLYEPQLAFEPGALLRSRGRIIDSLDIDEIRWPLAGVKLTQKGVDGRLQAILRAHENQMGDFELHLDGQANDFLPDNGLWQWRYWGKGGFTPMHARWDVAGKGEWRDNLIELTALSTGFDKLQYGTMEVSKPRLVLDQPVRWLRDPEKPAFSGALSLNAGQTRFSGGSTLPPSVLTFSVDGTDPTIFQFKGDLHADEIGPVQVNGRWDGVRLRGQAWWPKQSLTVFQPLIPPDWKMTLRDGELYAQVAFSAAADQGFEAGGHGVLKSGSAWMPDNQINGVDFVLPFRFSEGTWSLGTRGPVTLRIGEVENLVTARNITADLQGDYPWTEDNPLLLTNVKVETLGGKITMQQLRMPQHDPALLRVDNISSSELISAVNPKQFAMSGPVSGALPFWLDNEKWIIKDGWLTNPGPMTLRIDKDTADAIVKDNMVAGAAINWLRYMEISRSWTRINLDNLGELTMQATIKGTSRVDGKSSSVNLNYTHDENVFTLWRSLRFGDNLQTWFEQHAAIPAPRSLTGKESEEQQ from the coding sequence ATGAAGGGTAAATACAAAGCCGCTCTTGCGCTTTTACTGCTGTTCATACTGTTGCCGCTGACGCTGCTGATGACGCTCGCTCAGTGGGTACCGACTCTCGCCGGGATCTGGCTGCCCGTCGGGACGCGCATCGCTTTCGAAGAGAGTCCGAAACTTACCCGCCACGCGCTGGTGATCCCCGATCTTCGCTATCTGGTTGAAGACTGCGAAATTGCCCGCATCGATAGCGTGACGCTGTCACATCCAAGCCGCTGGAAGCTGGATATCGGCGCGCTGGATCTTAACTCCGTCTGCCTGAGCAAAATTCCCCAGTCTGCGCCCTCAACGGTCGCCCCCAAAACGCTGGCGCAGTGGCAGGCGGTGTTACCCAATACCTGGATCACGGTTCACCGTCTGACGCTGTCGCCCTGGCAGCAGTGGCAGGGCGAGCTGCATGCGTCGCTGACGCCGTCCATTCAGGAGCTCGCCTATAAAGGCGAGCAGGTCAGCATTAAAGGCACGCTTCGCGGTCAGACGCTCTCGGTCAGCCAGTTCGATGTCCAGCTCCAGGACCAGCCGCAGCCGATTAAGCTGGTGGGCGAGTTTACCTTGCCGCTGGTGCCGGACGGCGTGCCGGTGAAAGGCCACGCGGTGGCGACCTTTAACGTGCCACAGTTGACGTCTCTGGTCGATGCCGATCTGGACTGGGAAGACAATCAGGGACAGCTGGTGGTGATGGCGCGGGACAATCCCGATCCGCTGCTCGACCTGCCGTGGCAGATCACCGCGGAACAGCTCAACATCAGCGACGGACGCTGGAACTGGGATCTCTCGGGGATGCCGCTGAGCGGGCGGGTATCCCTTCGCGCCGACAACTGGCAGCAGGGGCTGGATAACACCACCCTGACCGGACGGCTGAATGTGCTTACCCAGGGTGATGCGGGGAAAGGCAACGCGGTACTGAATATCGGGCCCGGCAGGCTCAGCATGGAAAACAGCGACATGCCCCTGCATCTGAGCGGTGAAGCGAAGCAAAACGATCTCATTCTTTACGCAAAATTGCCCGCCACGCTGACCGGCAGCCTGTATGAACCGCAGCTGGCCTTTGAGCCGGGCGCGCTGCTCCGCTCGCGCGGGCGCATCATTGACTCACTCGATATCGATGAAATCCGCTGGCCGCTGGCGGGCGTGAAGCTGACGCAGAAGGGCGTGGACGGTCGATTACAGGCGATTCTGCGCGCCCATGAAAACCAGATGGGGGATTTTGAACTCCACCTGGACGGCCAGGCCAACGACTTTTTACCTGATAACGGCCTGTGGCAGTGGCGCTACTGGGGGAAAGGCGGTTTTACGCCGATGCATGCCCGCTGGGATGTCGCCGGGAAAGGCGAGTGGCGCGACAATCTTATTGAGCTGACGGCGCTCTCCACCGGTTTTGACAAGCTCCAGTACGGCACGATGGAGGTCAGCAAGCCGCGCCTGGTGCTGGATCAACCGGTGCGCTGGCTGCGTGACCCTGAAAAACCGGCCTTCAGCGGCGCGCTGTCGCTCAACGCCGGGCAAACCCGTTTCTCCGGCGGCAGCACGTTGCCGCCCTCGGTCCTGACCTTCAGCGTCGACGGCACCGACCCGACTATTTTTCAGTTTAAGGGTGACCTCCATGCGGACGAAATCGGCCCGGTACAGGTGAACGGACGCTGGGATGGCGTGCGCCTTCGCGGGCAGGCCTGGTGGCCAAAACAGTCCCTTACCGTCTTCCAGCCGTTGATCCCGCCGGACTGGAAAATGACGCTGCGCGACGGGGAGCTTTACGCGCAGGTCGCCTTCTCGGCAGCGGCCGATCAGGGCTTTGAGGCCGGTGGGCACGGCGTGCTGAAATCCGGCAGCGCCTGGATGCCGGATAACCAGATTAACGGCGTCGATTTTGTGCTGCCTTTCCGCTTCAGCGAGGGTACCTGGTCCCTCGGCACGCGCGGTCCGGTCACGTTGCGCATTGGCGAAGTGGAAAACCTGGTGACCGCGCGCAACATTACCGCCGATTTACAGGGGGACTATCCCTGGACGGAGGACAATCCGCTGCTCCTCACCAACGTGAAGGTGGAAACCCTCGGCGGGAAGATCACCATGCAGCAGCTGCGGATGCCTCAGCACGACCCGGCCCTGCTGCGCGTGGACAATATCTCTTCGAGCGAGCTGATCAGCGCCGTTAATCCGAAACAGTTTGCCATGTCGGGGCCGGTGAGCGGGGCGCTGCCGTTCTGGCTGGACAATGAAAAATGGATCATTAAAGATGGCTGGCTGACCAACCCGGGGCCAATGACCCTACGCATCGACAAAGATACGGCAGACGCCATCGTGAAGGATAATATGGTGGCGGGCGCGGCGATTAACTGGCTCCGCTATATGGAAATTTCGCGTTCGTGGACGAGAATCAATTTAGATAATCTGGGTGAATTAACCATGCAGGCGACCATCAAGGGGACCAGCCGCGTCGATGGCAAAAGCAGCTCCGTCAACCTGAACTATACCCATGATGAGAATGTCTTTACCCTCTGGCGCAGCCTGCGCTTTGGAGACAACCTGCAAACCTGGTTTGAGCAACATGCGGCGATACCTGCTCCCCGCAGTTTGACTGGCAAGGAAAGTGAGGAACAACAATGA
- a CDS encoding YnbE family lipoprotein, producing MKKMAGVLTVAVAALLTGCTPRIEVAAPKEPITINMNVKIEHEIHIKVDKDVETLLKSRSDLF from the coding sequence ATGAAAAAGATGGCTGGTGTGCTCACCGTTGCCGTTGCCGCGCTACTGACCGGCTGTACGCCGCGCATTGAAGTCGCGGCGCCAAAGGAGCCGATTACCATCAATATGAATGTCAAAATCGAACATGAGATCCATATTAAGGTCGATAAAGACGTTGAAACCCTGCTGAAATCGCGCAGCGATCTGTTCTGA
- a CDS encoding YdbL family protein translates to MKRLALILLALGMNVQAAALTLNDARAQGRVGETLSGYLAPIQQDAETLALVNRINAARTENYQKLADSNNLPVDEVAKMAGQKLVARAQPGEYVKGINGKWLKK, encoded by the coding sequence ATGAAACGATTAGCTCTGATTTTGCTGGCGCTGGGGATGAACGTGCAGGCGGCTGCGCTGACCTTAAACGATGCCCGGGCGCAGGGGCGCGTAGGGGAAACCCTAAGCGGCTATCTTGCCCCGATTCAACAGGACGCGGAAACGCTGGCGCTGGTCAATCGTATCAATGCGGCGCGCACGGAAAACTACCAGAAGCTGGCCGACAGCAATAATTTGCCGGTTGATGAAGTGGCCAAAATGGCCGGTCAGAAACTGGTTGCCCGCGCGCAGCCGGGCGAATACGTGAAGGGCATTAACGGAAAATGGCTCAAAAAATAG
- the feaR gene encoding transcriptional regulator FeaR: protein MACASEQEQYQQWLAQINQVCGRFNAQPTGGKFFGELETSYARSLKLSTVTAGGVNLFRSRQEIAQSNDAWFYTVFQLEGSAEIEQDDRRALLRTGDITLIDASRPCSINWREKSRQISLLVPRQIIEQQCRFQEISCATALSRTLPTVQLSHRLLMESMSNADLSDRESEAALEAMICLLRPAFQQREIIQPRKERQFQHVVALIDDHIQSESLRPEWIAAESGMSVRSLYRMFAEKGLVVAQYIKNRRLDLCAQALQSTGDDEKLAGIGYSWGFTDHSHFSTAFKQRFGVSPGEYRRRYR from the coding sequence ATGGCGTGTGCAAGCGAGCAGGAACAGTATCAGCAGTGGCTGGCGCAAATTAACCAGGTTTGCGGGCGTTTTAACGCGCAGCCCACCGGGGGGAAATTCTTCGGCGAGCTGGAGACCAGCTATGCGCGCAGCCTGAAGCTCAGCACCGTGACCGCAGGGGGCGTAAACCTGTTCCGCTCCCGTCAGGAGATCGCTCAGAGTAATGATGCCTGGTTCTATACCGTGTTCCAGCTCGAAGGCAGCGCGGAAATTGAGCAGGATGACCGTCGCGCGCTGCTCAGAACCGGTGATATCACGCTGATTGACGCGTCGCGTCCCTGCTCGATCAACTGGCGGGAAAAATCCCGCCAGATTTCGCTGCTGGTTCCCCGTCAGATTATTGAGCAGCAGTGTCGCTTCCAGGAGATAAGCTGCGCGACCGCCCTTTCCCGCACCTTGCCCACTGTACAGCTGAGCCATCGCCTGCTGATGGAGAGCATGAGCAATGCCGACCTGAGTGATCGGGAGAGCGAAGCGGCGCTCGAAGCGATGATCTGCCTGCTGCGCCCCGCATTCCAGCAGCGTGAAATCATTCAGCCGCGCAAGGAGCGCCAGTTCCAGCACGTAGTGGCGCTGATTGACGACCATATTCAGTCTGAATCGCTGCGCCCGGAATGGATTGCCGCCGAGAGCGGTATGTCCGTGCGCAGCCTCTACCGCATGTTTGCCGAGAAGGGGCTGGTGGTGGCGCAGTACATCAAAAACCGTCGTCTGGACCTCTGCGCGCAGGCGCTGCAATCTACCGGTGATGATGAAAAGCTGGCGGGCATTGGCTACAGCTGGGGGTTCACCGACCATAGCCATTTTTCTACGGCGTTTAAGCAGCGTTTTGGCGTCTCGCCGGGTGAATACCGCAGGCGCTACCGCTAA